A single genomic interval of Salmo trutta chromosome 13, fSalTru1.1, whole genome shotgun sequence harbors:
- the LOC115206669 gene encoding uncharacterized protein LOC115206669, with product MAEVSRRLGNGLYSFSAIRNAPIHSIPCAEGRPNETMSVVTAATSIIGAGTCKAKVTGQGIYECHPVSTRDSQASSWEPEHKNLKENEQECTDIEHIDQILSRLKHDDRLGYGTLLWSSSDLILLDINAKPAIKLATVQDSELRRSPLYLWPSVQPLSQGYLVTVHRMMCWNNRGVAMATLHPEIFGSPQQLRAFSTVMLNLAEQQSGRFRPHPEFLTRAYSWRSKNNQSDFPPLHRSRTAYYDILRVSPSATQSQIKTAYYKQSFIYHPDKNPDNEEATQRFSEITEAYSVLGSMALRRKYDRGILSGSDVQGAGRPSTREATSSNRASGPQQYQQQQRSRRFSNVGGKPMFDFDAFFQAHYGEQLQREKELRARRAQYQQKQQQDYKQWKLGKMLEITVGVLLAMGGVIFFSITRS from the coding sequence ATGGCGGAGGTCAGTCGGAGATTGGGGAACGGACTTTACAGTTTTTCAGCTATCAGAAACGCACCGATTCACTCCATCCCCTGCGCCGAAGGTCGACCAAACGAAACGATgtcagtagtaacagcagcaaccTCTATAATTGGAGCCGGAACCTGTAAAGCCAAGGTAACCGGCCAAGGGATTTACGAATGTCACCCGGTGTCAACAAGGGACAGTCAGGCGAGTTCCTGGGAACCGGAACATAAAAACCTCAAAGAGAATGAACAGGAATGCACGGATATAGAGCACATTGATCAAATACTTTCTAGGCTTAAACACGATGACAGACTGGGGTATGGGACATTACTTTGGTCAAGTAGTGACTTGATTTTATTAGACATTAATGCTAAACCTGCTATCAAATTAGCAACTGTTCAGGATAGTGAGCTCAGACGGTCACCTTTGTACCTGTGGCCCAGTGTACAGCCTCTGTCCCAGGGTTACCTAGTAACGGTGCACAGGATGATGTGTTGGAATAACAGAGGTGTTGCCATGGCCACCTTACACCCAGAAATCTTTGGGTCACCTCAGCAGCTCCGAGCATTCAGCACGGTCATGCTCAACCTGGCAGAGCAGCAGTCAGGCCGGTTTAGACCTCACCCAGAGTTCCTCACCAGGGCTTACAGCTGGAGGAGCAAAAACAACCAGTCGGACTTCCCGCCACTTCACAGGAGCAGAACGGCCTACTACGACATCCTCCGAGTGTCCCCAAGCGCCACCCAATCCCAAATAAAGACAGCATATTACAAGCAGTCGTTCATCTACCACCCAGACAAGAACCCCGACAACGAGGAAGCCACCCAACGTTTCTCTGAGATCACCGAGGCCTATAGCGTGCTGGGGAGCATGGCCCTGAGGAGGAAATACGACCGCGGTATCCTCAGTGGGTCAGACGTCCAGGGGGCCGGGAGACCCTCAACCCGGGAGGCCACCTCCAGCAACAGAGCCTCTGGCCCACAGCAGTATCAACAACAGCAGAGGTCCCGGCGGTTCTCCAACGTTGGAGGGAAGCCCATGTTTGACTTTGATGCCTTCTTCCAGGCTCACTATGGAGAGCAGCTGCAGAGGGAGAAGGAGCTGAGGGCCAGAAGGGCCCAGTACCAGCAGAAACAGCAGCAGGATTATAAGCAGTGGAAGCTGGGGAAGATGTTGGAGATTACTGTCGGGGTGTTGCTGGCCATGGGAGGGGTCATCTTTTTCAGTATCACCAGGTCCTGA